The Tissierellales bacterium DNA window AGAATGCATGATTTGCCGGTAGCAATAGAGCATATAATGCACGATGATTCTCAATTAGAATTGAAATAGAGGTGTAATTTATAAAGGGTGCAAAAATCTTTTTGTTTTGATATTTTCAAAATAAAAAGGTTTAGCACCTTTATGTATGACAAAGGGATATTTCTTACAAAAGGATCTATAGATAAAGTTGCAGAAAGGCTTCAAGTTTCTAGAGTTACGATATATTCTTATTTAGATGAAATAAAGAAGAAAAAACATAATAACGCCAAATAAATGAAGTTTCGGAAAAGAGGTGTAGGTATATGCTTAAGTATAGCATAAGTGGAAATTTAAGTGGACAACTCATAATTTTTATAAATGGGGCTGGAATGGGTCCGTGGATGTGGAAAAATCAGATTGAATATTTTGAAGATAAAAAATGTATAGTATTTGATTTACCGGGGCA harbors:
- a CDS encoding helix-turn-helix domain-containing protein codes for the protein MYDKGIFLTKGSIDKVAERLQVSRVTIYSYLDEIKKKKHNNAK